In bacterium, the genomic window CGCGTGTGAAGAGTTCCATTTTCAAGCGTTGCGATCTGAGAAAGACTAGGGCGGAGGATTGCGAGTTCGTCAGTTGTGATCTGGGGGAGGCGTTGCTCGACGGGGCGGACCTAACGCTTTCCGATTTTACTGAGCCGGTTTTGGAGCGGGTTCAGGCGATTGGAGCCGATTTCTCGCTTTGCCACATAGAGAATGGGATGTTTGATCATTCAAACCTTAAGGGGGCTGATTTTGGGGGGGCGGAGATTGTCCACTGCGAGATGATGATGACCCGCCTTGATGGCGCCAACCTGAGGCAGGCCAAGATCATCTCGACCAAGCTTGTGAAAGCGCTGCTTTGTGAGGCGACGCTTTCTGCCAGCAATCTGAAGGATGTTGACCTCTCCGAGGCGGATTTGAGCAAAGCCACGTTGGAGGTAGCCAAGATTCGCGCAAGCCAAATGTCACGGGTGAACCTATCGGGCGCCAGTCTAA contains:
- a CDS encoding pentapeptide repeat-containing protein, producing MSTFTRAQVEQGVKEGRSFKGADLSQVDLDECDLSGTDFSNANLQGAILRNADLSYCNFEGADLSRANMQEAFMKKADFTGAVLRKADLSRARVKSSIFKRCDLRKTRAEDCEFVSCDLGEALLDGADLTLSDFTEPVLERVQAIGADFSLCHIENGMFDHSNLKGADFGGAEIVHCEMMMTRLDGANLRQAKIISTKLVKALLCEATLSASNLKDVDLSEADLSKATLEVAKIRASQMSRVNLSGASLKASYFRDVNLTGAKLDGADFLSATFRNVDCSGVDFRLVRNLDKSRGDLKNAGNLT